CACCCCGGCCATCCGGGAATATGTCATGAACAAACTGGCGCGAGTGCTGCGGCATTTCGATCACGTCATCGATACCCAGGTCATGCTCTCGGTAGAGCCCCTGCGGCATAGAGCCGAAATCACCATGCGTCTAAGCGGTAAGGACATTCATTGTGAAGCAACCGATGAAAATCT
The sequence above is drawn from the Achromobacter xylosoxidans genome and encodes:
- the hpf gene encoding ribosome hibernation-promoting factor, HPF/YfiA family codes for the protein MNLSICGRHLDVTPAIREYVMNKLARVLRHFDHVIDTQVMLSVEPLRHRAEITMRLSGKDIHCEATDENLYAAIDLLADKVDRQVIKHKDKVRSHTAESVKRQAANLTPPQQ